CGGCGAGAAAAACAATAAGCCGTTTGTTTCATCCTTTTGTTCGGCCTGAGCGAGAAAGTCCCGCTTAAAATCTTCCCAACCTTCGGTGTAGTTTTCAATGAAATGATGGTCGATAAAGGATGTATGTTTGTTCCCCGGCTCATCATGGGTAAGGATATAACAAAGCAGGCAAGCTAATAATTCCGCATCTGTACCCGGCACGATTGGTAGCCAAAGATTGGCTTTTGCTGCCGAGTTAGTAAAAGCCGGATCGATAACCACATAGTACATTTGATTGGTCAACTGTGCTGCAGGAATACCGCGGGACATGTAATTGAAACGTGTTGCCACAAGTGGATTGGCTCCTACATTAATCAAAAGCTTTATATCATGCTCTGATCTATAATATAAGGTATTATCGTGGTTATTGATCAGAAGCGGACGCTGAATGTCAGGCAAAGGCCTTTCATCTCCCATTAGTAACTTTGAACCCCATCGACGGTTCGTGTCGCAAATGGCACTATGCGTATATGTATGCGGAGTACCGAAGGCATGAAACAACATCATGTAAGGTTCGACATCCGTTAGATCCCCACAATCTAGAATAACAGATTCTTCACCATATTTCTTTTTTATAGCGAGAAGCTTTTCTGCAATCTGCTTTAATGCCGATTCCCATGATATTTCCTGCCATTTTTCGTTTCCCCGTTCACCCGTTCTTACAAGTGGTGTTTTTATGCGTAATGGAGAATAAACGAGTTCGAGTCCGGCTGCTCCCTTTGCACAGATTGTCCCCTGATTATTGAGCGATTGAGGATTGCCGTAAATTTTCCGAGCCACCCCATCTTCGACAAACACGCTTATATTGCATTCTGCGGGACACATAAGATCTACTGTATTAATGCATTTTATATTGGAATTCTGCTTGTCTTGCTTTAAATGTAAGTCGATTGAATCTGCAAATTGCAAATTGTATAAGGAAAAATCGGCCTTGGTTAACGATTCATATCGGTTATTGCCTCTTTGTAGAAAAAAAACTTTTGGTAAATTCGGAGCGAGTGTTTTCTGTACGTACAAATAGTTTTTATTAGCTTCCAGGATATGCATTAATTTACTTTCTCTATGATTTAGTTCTCCAAAGTATAATGCCTTCGCCATGCAGCTAAGAACGCATGCAGGTTGTAACCCCTGCTGCAATCTTTCGAAGCAAAAGTCACATTTACTTAATAAACCGACTTCCTTCTGATATCTGATAGCTCCTGTTACACATGCTTCCATGCAAGAAAGACAATGATTGCAGTCTTCCGCATCATATGTGATAATCCCCTCATCCGTGTAATAAAGTGCATTGCTGCTGCAATACTCCGTACAGGTTGGTTTTTCACAATGATTGCATAAGCCTGGAAGAAAGAGTCGCATTAAAGCCGGGTAAGTGCCGGCATCCTGTATATGTACTTTCAGTCGGTCTGCCCCACGCGGAATAGCGTGTTCCTTTCGGCAGCTCACCTGACATGAATAACAGCCTATACATTTATCTAGGTCTATAATCATTCCGTATTTAACAACAGAGTTTTTCATCCCACTAATACCTCAAACCTGTTCATACTATATATTTTTTTACTATTGTGAAAACGATTTTATCTGAAACATGTAAGGCTCACCCGCTTTAAAGGCTACGAATGTGTTATCCTTCAATTTCACTAATCAAGGATGTTGGTATATTGGATAAATTTGTTTAATCAGGCCAGACATAAAGCTGGTCTTCACCAAATGATTCTTTGGGTAAAACAGGTTTAGCAGAAGGTTGCAAAGGGAACTTTCCATTCGTTCCAAACCATTTATCGTAAATCTTGTCATAAGTACCATCACGCATCAAATCCTGCAGGATAAAACTGATTTTATCTTTCCATTTACTATCATTTGGTGGTACACCAATCCCGTACAATCCAGGACTATATATGCCCCCGATTGGCTCGTATTCAACTCCTTCTTTTCCGGCTACACCTGCAATAATTACACTGTCCTGAGTAAAAGCATCTACCTTACCCTGTTTTAATGCAAGAAAGCATTCGGCATTAGACTGGAAGGTCTGAATATCTGGTTTTGCACCATTCACCTTTTCGATTTCCTGTTGTATAGCGATATAGGCATTTGAACCTTGATCGACAGCAATCTTTTTACCAGCTAAATCAGTGAGATTTTTGAATTTTCCCTTTTTGGCATATGCAATCTTGCCTGTCCATAAATAGGGTGGTTCAACATAATCAATCTGTTCATCACGACTTCTGGTGTGACTCAGATTAGAAACAACCATATCAACAGTTCCGTTAGCTAGGAAAGAAATCCTTGTCTTGTTGTTAACGACAACTCTTTCAAGTTTTACGCCCAGGCGTTCTGCAATAGCATCCGAGAGTTCAATGTCGAATCCGGTCCAGTTCCCATTCTCATCTATGTAATTCATCGGCGGAACGTTGTTGCCGGAACCAATATTGACAACTCCCCTTTCAAGTACCTTATCAAGGATGCTTTCCTGTTTTTCGGTTCCGCAAGCAGTTAATAGAACACTTATGATCACCAGAAAAATAAAACATACTATACTCT
This genomic stretch from Ruminiclostridium cellulolyticum H10 harbors:
- a CDS encoding ABC transporter substrate-binding protein, translated to MKKSIVCFIFLVIISVLLTACGTEKQESILDKVLERGVVNIGSGNNVPPMNYIDENGNWTGFDIELSDAIAERLGVKLERVVVNNKTRISFLANGTVDMVVSNLSHTRSRDEQIDYVEPPYLWTGKIAYAKKGKFKNLTDLAGKKIAVDQGSNAYIAIQQEIEKVNGAKPDIQTFQSNAECFLALKQGKVDAFTQDSVIIAGVAGKEGVEYEPIGGIYSPGLYGIGVPPNDSKWKDKISFILQDLMRDGTYDKIYDKWFGTNGKFPLQPSAKPVLPKESFGEDQLYVWPD